The Hydrogenobacter thermophilus TK-6 genome window below encodes:
- a CDS encoding SDR family oxidoreductase: protein MNVVITGGSRGIGKATVIRFIKEGHQVCTCSRNEEALKFLWEELGKPENLFIKACDVSERQSAKEFVKFCAKLMGKFDVLINNASVLGLRESIEHYPEDVWEEVIRVNINGVFYITKYAIPFMKDGGIIINLSSGAGKRPAPYWGAYAVSKFGIEGFSLLLAEELKSRNIKVYAFNPGATRTQMRALAYPQEDPSTLKPPEKVADFLIKLVNLRPNLVSIDFY, encoded by the coding sequence ATGAATGTGGTCATCACGGGTGGAAGCAGAGGCATAGGAAAGGCTACGGTAATAAGGTTTATAAAAGAAGGTCACCAAGTTTGCACATGCTCAAGAAACGAAGAAGCTCTCAAGTTCCTCTGGGAAGAGTTAGGAAAACCGGAGAACCTTTTTATAAAAGCTTGTGATGTATCTGAAAGGCAGTCCGCAAAGGAGTTTGTAAAATTCTGCGCTAAGCTCATGGGAAAGTTTGACGTACTTATAAATAATGCCAGCGTGCTTGGACTTCGGGAAAGCATAGAACACTATCCGGAGGATGTGTGGGAAGAGGTTATAAGAGTAAACATAAACGGAGTTTTTTACATAACCAAGTACGCTATACCTTTTATGAAAGACGGGGGGATTATAATAAACCTCTCATCAGGTGCTGGCAAAAGACCTGCACCCTATTGGGGAGCCTATGCGGTTTCTAAGTTTGGCATAGAGGGCTTTTCCCTTCTTCTGGCAGAAGAGTTAAAGAGCAGAAACATAAAAGTCTATGCTTTTAATCCAGGCGCTACAAGAACGCAGATGAGAGCTTTGGCTTATCCTCAGGAAGATCCATCAACCCTCAAACCGCCTGAAAAAGTGGCTGACTTTCTGATAAAGCTGGTAAATCTTCGTCCCAATTTAGTTTCTATTGATTTTTACTAA
- a CDS encoding UbiX family flavin prenyltransferase produces the protein MKEDILLCITGASGSIYGYRLLEVLYESFHVHLVISPSGSLVMKEELGLGREDLLKRFPRLHLIPHSKVDSEVASGSRLINYRGVIVAPCSMSTLACIANGINQNLIHRSCEVALKERVPLVLLLREMPYSIIHIENMLKVAKAGAVVMSASPGFYHKPKSLQELVDFVVGKVLDSLGIDHHLYQRWKA, from the coding sequence GTGAAGGAGGACATACTTCTCTGTATAACTGGAGCCAGTGGAAGTATATACGGCTATAGGCTTTTGGAGGTGCTTTACGAGAGCTTTCATGTTCATCTTGTAATATCCCCCTCCGGCTCTTTGGTAATGAAGGAGGAGCTTGGACTTGGAAGAGAGGACCTGCTTAAGAGATTTCCTCGCCTACACCTAATACCCCACAGCAAAGTGGACAGCGAGGTGGCAAGCGGTTCGCGCCTCATAAATTACAGGGGGGTGATAGTAGCTCCTTGCTCTATGAGTACTCTTGCCTGCATAGCCAACGGCATAAACCAGAATCTCATACACAGAAGTTGTGAGGTGGCTCTCAAAGAGCGCGTGCCGCTTGTTCTCCTCCTTCGTGAAATGCCCTACTCCATCATCCACATAGAAAACATGCTTAAGGTAGCAAAAGCTGGAGCTGTGGTAATGTCTGCAAGCCCAGGCTTTTATCACAAACCCAAAAGCCTTCAGGAGCTTGTAGACTTTGTAGTGGGTAAAGTCTTAGATAGCCTTGGCATAGACCACCATCTCTACCAAAGGTGGAAAGCTTAA
- a CDS encoding TIGR00282 family metallophosphoesterase, translating to MRLFVAGDIIGKPGRRALRYMLKQYRQVVDLVIVNVENAAGGFGITKKVYEELKSMGVDLMTSGNHIWDNKEVFGFIDEVDDLLRPANYPDGVPGRGYGIFEKSGVKFVLINLMGRSLLDSNLDNPFKTFDRIYQEVSKETNIILVDFHAETTSEKWAFGIYADGRASLVYGTHTHVPTADQIVLKHGTGYITDVGMSGCWYSAIGMKPKEAIERFLTGIPQKYQVEEQEDVVFNGILVEIDPFTGKTTAIERLQRYIKREELLGVL from the coding sequence ATGAGACTTTTTGTAGCAGGCGATATTATAGGCAAGCCCGGCAGAAGGGCTTTAAGATATATGCTCAAACAGTATAGGCAGGTAGTGGATTTAGTTATAGTCAATGTGGAGAATGCCGCAGGAGGGTTTGGAATTACCAAAAAAGTGTATGAGGAGTTAAAGTCTATGGGTGTTGACCTCATGACTTCGGGAAACCACATATGGGACAACAAGGAGGTTTTTGGATTTATAGATGAGGTGGATGACCTTCTGAGACCCGCCAACTATCCTGACGGTGTGCCGGGAAGGGGCTATGGTATCTTTGAAAAAAGTGGTGTTAAGTTTGTTCTTATAAACCTTATGGGAAGGTCTCTTCTGGATTCAAACCTTGACAATCCCTTTAAAACCTTTGACAGAATTTATCAAGAGGTATCCAAAGAAACCAATATAATACTGGTGGACTTTCATGCAGAAACCACTTCAGAGAAGTGGGCATTTGGTATATATGCGGATGGAAGGGCAAGCCTCGTTTATGGCACTCACACGCATGTACCTACCGCAGACCAAATAGTGCTAAAGCACGGAACTGGATATATCACAGATGTGGGAATGAGTGGATGCTGGTATTCCGCCATAGGTATGAAGCCAAAAGAAGCTATAGAGAGGTTTCTAACGGGTATACCCCAAAAGTACCAGGTGGAAGAGCAAGAAGATGTGGTTTTTAACGGTATATTGGTGGAGATAGACCCATTTACTGGGAAAACTACAGCCATAGAAAGACTGCAGCGCTATATAAAGAGGGAGGAGCTTTTAGGGGTTTTATAG
- a CDS encoding TIGR01906 family membrane protein yields MVKRAVIILLFPFVLVLFCVRLAFTEFFVEWEYSKKNFPEDRWGLSKDVRLHIAKLGLRAVLSDEGMREFKASGFFSSREIKHMEDVKRFLSIIFPAFYLLSAILFALLISLGSLKETGRMLMLGGLLVDVIAFVFFSLSLIDYNWLFVNFHNLVFDPYSWRFRDYDMLLRVYPMKFWFDATVSVIVLTLILAAILQAVGFLLVKINRN; encoded by the coding sequence TTGGTAAAAAGAGCGGTTATCATCTTACTCTTTCCTTTTGTTCTGGTACTTTTTTGCGTTAGGCTTGCCTTTACGGAGTTTTTTGTTGAGTGGGAATACTCAAAAAAGAATTTTCCAGAAGACAGATGGGGACTTAGCAAGGATGTGAGGCTCCATATAGCTAAGCTGGGGCTCAGAGCTGTTCTTTCCGATGAAGGTATGAGAGAGTTTAAAGCATCAGGATTTTTTAGCTCAAGGGAGATAAAGCACATGGAAGATGTCAAAAGGTTTCTCTCTATAATCTTTCCAGCTTTTTACCTTCTTAGCGCTATACTTTTTGCACTGCTTATATCTCTTGGGAGTCTCAAAGAGACAGGCAGGATGCTAATGCTGGGAGGTTTACTTGTGGATGTTATAGCTTTCGTTTTCTTTTCTTTATCTTTAATAGATTATAACTGGCTATTTGTTAATTTCCACAACCTTGTCTTTGACCCTTATTCGTGGCGTTTTAGGGACTATGACATGCTCCTGAGGGTGTACCCCATGAAGTTCTGGTTTGATGCTACTGTGTCGGTAATAGTTCTTACTTTAATTTTAGCTGCTATACTTCAAGCTGTGGGATTTCTTTTAGTAAAAATCAATAGAAACTAA